CATTATCATAGACTTTACTAGTTGGTTATTGGGAAATTCCCTGTCGAATACAGTTGAGAAATGAAAGGAGCGAACTAAAAATTGAAGCAAAAGACTACAGCAATCATCATATTTTCACTTGTTACCATCTTAGCCATCATTCCGTTTTTTCATACAGATGAACCTCCAGCCAGAGCTGTTGAGCCTAGTGGGGAGTTATCCACAGAAATAAGTAAGCTGTTAACAGATGAGCCGGTACTTAATGGAGCTTTGGCTGGTGTCAGCATCAGGTCTGCGGAAGATGGAAAACTTTTGTACGAGCATATTGGGGATACTCGGTTGCAGCCGGCTTCGGTGCTGAAGATGTTTACAGCTGCAGCGGCATATTCGGTTTTAGGGGAAGAATACCGCTTTACAACTGAAGTCTTGGCAGATGGAAAAATTGACGGTGGAACGCTTGCCGGTGACCTTTATCTAAAAGGGATGGGTGATCCGACCCTGCTTCCAGCAGACTTTGACGAAATGGCAAAAAAACTTAAGAATAAGGGAATCAAGAAGGTCTCTGGCGATTTAGTGGCTGATGATAGCTGGTATGATGATGTCCGTTATTCTGAAGATTTAACCTGGAATGATGAGCATCAATATTATGGCGCCCAGGTTTCCGCCCTTACTGCTTCACCGAATCAGGATTATGATGCAGGCACTGTTATTGTCAATATTTTTCCAGGAAAGAAAGGAAAAGCAGCAAACATTTCGCTTGAACCTGAAACCGATTATGTAAAAATCTTAAATGAAACGGTAACAGTAGGTGCTAAGGGAAAACATGAGGTGAAAATTGAAGGTGAGCATGGGTCGAATAACATAATAGTAGGGGGAACAATCCCGGTCAACGCTCATAAAGCAAGAGAATGGGTCGCCGTCTGGGAGCCTTCCCTATATGCAGGAAGTCTTTTTAAAAAGTCATTAGAGAATCATGGGATAAAAGTTGTTGGGAAAATTATAACGGGACGTGCGACGGAGACAAAGACTAAGTTAATTTCCCATAAATCTATGCCGCTTGCAGAGCTGATGATACCCTTCATGAAACTAAGCAATAACGGACATGCCGAAGTACTTGTTAAGGAAATGGGCAAAGTCGTTCATGGTGATGGCAGCTGGGAAAAGGGACTTGAGGTCATGAATGCAGAGCTTTCCAAAATTGGGATTGACAGCAGCAGGCTTGTGTTGCGAGACGGATCCGGAATCTCGCACGCCAATCTCATTCCAGCCAACGAAATCACAAAACTACTCTATCTTGCCCAAAGAGAAAAATGGTTCCCTGCTTTCCAGCATTCACTTCCAGTTGCAGGTGCCAAAGACAGGATGGTTGGCGGGACATTGAGAAATAGATTGAAAGATGAAGCCATTATGAATAAAATCAAGGCCAAAACAGGCTCTCTCACAGGTGTTAGCACACTAGCTGGATATGTAAAAACAAGCAGCGGAGAAACCCTTATTTTTACCATTTTATTGAATAATCTGCTGGATGATAGAGAAGGCAGGAAGGTTGAGGATGAACTTGTTAAAATTCTTGCAAGACAGCCATAAATGAGAAAAAGCCGTACAGATTGAGAATCTGAACGGCTTTTTTCGGCCTGGTTCATGAAACTTTGGTTACCTTTGGTTAATGTTACTTAGCGAATCTATGATTTCCGATTGTCACGGTTACTTCTCTTGAAAATACCCACTTGCTCACTGCAGTTTTCGGATTAAAGAAGAACAATGAACCTTTTCCCTGGCCTCTGAAAGCGAGAGCCTCTTTTACAGCTTTCTTGGACTCTGCATCTGCCGGCTTATTGATCGCACCATTTTTCACAGGAGTGAAAGCATAGTAGCCGTTTGACTTCTCATAGACAACTCCCTTTACTGTGTTAGGGAATTCTGGGCTTGCTACTCTATTCAAGACAACAGTTGCTACTGCTACTTTCCCTGCGTATGGCTCGCCTTTTGCTTCTGCGTGGACAAGCCTTGCAAGCAAGTCCTGATCTGCTGCAGACACGGCTGAAGCCGGGATGGTCAACTTTTGTCCTGGATATAGTAGATTGCTAGTTCTATTGTTTACTTTCTTCAATTCTGTCAGTTGCACACCATATTTGCTGGAGATTCCCCACATAGTATCTCCTTTTTTCACCTGGTACGTTGCTGCTTCAGCAGCTGCGCCCATTGAAAATAATGATAAGGATACCACCGCTGTTAGCGCTGCCAATGTTTTTTTCATTTTTCTCATTTTCCATACCTCCCAGTAGTGATGCTCTCTTTCTCTACTAATAAGGCTAGCAGTTGTAACATAGTTATTCATTGTCCAATAAGTGCCAACAAGGAGAAACCTCTGCCATCCATTGAAGCCGCTTGATTCTTTTTAAACCTAGAAGATTATTCCACCTCCACCCGCTTTCCTACTATAACCAGACTTGTAAGTTTACGGTCCGAATTTTACATAGTGTTACAGGTTTGTAACCTGGTAGTTTGCTATTTTTTTTAAAAATGAAACGAATTCGCTATCATCTCGCAGTATCATCATGGGAAGATTTTATTTTATTGGCGAAAAACAAAATATATCGATCACATTAGCAATATATCAGCGAATTTTTGATTTTATCGACCATATTAGAAAATATTTCGATCACTTTCCCCATTATATCGACCAACTCATATCCAACACATGTAATCAAAAATAGCTAATTCATATACCCGCAGGGAGATTAATAACTTATATTAATTACTTAATTAAAATAATTATAATTAAGTATTGATTTTTAATTGAAAGGTGTTATCATTTAGCTATAAACCAAATTCACTACAAAGGCGGGATCATGATGAGCAATAATCAAAATAAGCAACTTACTACAAGCTGGGGAGCCCCGGTTGGGGACAACCAGAACTCCATGACTGCAGGACATAGAGGTCCTACTTTACTTCAAGATGTACACTTGCTGGAAAAATTGGCGCACTTTAACCGTGAGCGTGTTCCGGAGCGTGTTGTGCATGCAAAAGGCGCTGGAGCACATGGTTATTTTGAAGTGACAAATGACCTGACTCAATATACAAAGGCTGCTTTCTTATCAGAGGTTGGCAAGAAGACACCTATGTTCATCCGCTTCTCAACCGTTGCCGGTGAACTTGGATCAGCGGATACTGTCCGTGACCCACGCGGCTTCGCAGTGAAGTTTTATACAGAGGAAGGAAACTATGACATCGTCGGTAACAATACTCCGGTATTCTTCATCCGCGACGCGATCAAGTTTCCTGATTTCATCCATACACAAAAAAGAAACCCTCAGACTCACCTGAAGGATCCAAATGCTGTTTGGGATTTCTGGTCACTTTCGCCTGAGGCATTGCACCAGGTAACAATCTTGATGTCCGATCGCGGCATTCCGGCTACCCTTCGCCACATGCACGGTTTCGGCAGCCATACGTTCAAGTGGACAAATGCCGAGGGTGATGGCGTCTGGATCAAGTACCACTTCAAGACAGAACAAGGCGTGAAAAATCTTACAGCAGATGTAGCCGCTAAAATTGCAGGCGAAAATCCTGACTATCATACAGAAGATTTGTTCAATGCGATTGAAGCTGGGGACTTCCCTGCATGGAAGTTATATGTGCAGATCATGCCACTTGAGGATGCGAACACATATCGTTTTGATCCATTCGATGTCACAAAGGTATGGTCGCAGAAGGACTATCCACTGATTGAAGTCGGCCGCATGGTATTGGATCGTAACCCTGAAAATTATTTCGCGGAAGTTGAGCAGGCTACATTCTCTCCTGGAAACCTTGTCCCTGGTGTCGATGTATCACCTGATAAAATGCTGCAGGGCCGCTTGTTTGCATATGCTGATGCTCACCGCTACCGAGTTGGCGCAAACCATAATCACCTTCCGATCAACAGGGCTAAATCAGAAGTGAACTCCTACCAGCGT
This window of the Mesobacillus jeotgali genome carries:
- the dacB gene encoding D-alanyl-D-alanine carboxypeptidase/D-alanyl-D-alanine endopeptidase encodes the protein MKQKTTAIIIFSLVTILAIIPFFHTDEPPARAVEPSGELSTEISKLLTDEPVLNGALAGVSIRSAEDGKLLYEHIGDTRLQPASVLKMFTAAAAYSVLGEEYRFTTEVLADGKIDGGTLAGDLYLKGMGDPTLLPADFDEMAKKLKNKGIKKVSGDLVADDSWYDDVRYSEDLTWNDEHQYYGAQVSALTASPNQDYDAGTVIVNIFPGKKGKAANISLEPETDYVKILNETVTVGAKGKHEVKIEGEHGSNNIIVGGTIPVNAHKAREWVAVWEPSLYAGSLFKKSLENHGIKVVGKIITGRATETKTKLISHKSMPLAELMIPFMKLSNNGHAEVLVKEMGKVVHGDGSWEKGLEVMNAELSKIGIDSSRLVLRDGSGISHANLIPANEITKLLYLAQREKWFPAFQHSLPVAGAKDRMVGGTLRNRLKDEAIMNKIKAKTGSLTGVSTLAGYVKTSSGETLIFTILLNNLLDDREGRKVEDELVKILARQP
- a CDS encoding cell wall hydrolase: MKKTLAALTAVVSLSLFSMGAAAEAATYQVKKGDTMWGISSKYGVQLTELKKVNNRTSNLLYPGQKLTIPASAVSAADQDLLARLVHAEAKGEPYAGKVAVATVVLNRVASPEFPNTVKGVVYEKSNGYYAFTPVKNGAINKPADAESKKAVKEALAFRGQGKGSLFFFNPKTAVSKWVFSREVTVTIGNHRFAK
- the katA gene encoding catalase KatA, whose translation is MSNNQNKQLTTSWGAPVGDNQNSMTAGHRGPTLLQDVHLLEKLAHFNRERVPERVVHAKGAGAHGYFEVTNDLTQYTKAAFLSEVGKKTPMFIRFSTVAGELGSADTVRDPRGFAVKFYTEEGNYDIVGNNTPVFFIRDAIKFPDFIHTQKRNPQTHLKDPNAVWDFWSLSPEALHQVTILMSDRGIPATLRHMHGFGSHTFKWTNAEGDGVWIKYHFKTEQGVKNLTADVAAKIAGENPDYHTEDLFNAIEAGDFPAWKLYVQIMPLEDANTYRFDPFDVTKVWSQKDYPLIEVGRMVLDRNPENYFAEVEQATFSPGNLVPGVDVSPDKMLQGRLFAYADAHRYRVGANHNHLPINRAKSEVNSYQRDGQMRFDGNGGKTVNYEPNSFGGPTEVNEHKQASFPVSGFAENVGYDHNDHYTQAGDLYRLMSEEERERLVANIVAAMKPVQRDDIKLRQIGHFYKADPEYGTRIAQGLGLQVPQEV